A region from the Rhizoctonia solani chromosome 13, complete sequence genome encodes:
- a CDS encoding aldehyde dehydrogenase family protein encodes MSQYTHIINGKPVTSQTTLDVQNPATQKKIAEVPVASKEQASTRGLDEAVAAARAALPSWSAKSQDERAQVLEQIAGTIEKNIPEYKQILVSEQGKTLANAEWELGGAILWLRETAKLRLPEKVIVDNEQTRITERRVPIGVCAGIIPWNFPLALCIWKLGPALLAGNTLVLKPSPFTPLTTLRFVKDIQAVVPAGVVNILSGDDNLGPWITSHPGIDKVSFTGSSETGKKVMASASTSLKRLTLELGGNDPAIILPDVDVAKVVPDVFWAALFNNGQTCSAAKRLYVHEKIYDQFREELAKFAKTVKTGNGADPESQLGPVQNLMQYKKVLSFFEDVKANGYKFLTGGDVNPNPTDGLFIPVSFVDNPPEESKIVREEPFGPIVPLLKWSDEADVIKRANDTNLGLSASVWGKDLEAVERIAKQIQAGTVCMNELGPATPFSAFGGHKESGIGVENGMNGLLTYSNIQTFTLKKQVAFA; translated from the exons ATGTCCCAATACACCCACATCATCAACGGCAAGCCCGTCACTTCCCAGACTACCCTCGATGTCCAAAACCCTGCTACTCAGAAGAAAATAGCTGAAGTCCCTGTCGCGTCCAAGGAGCAGGCAAGTACACGTGGT CTCGACGAGGCCGTTGCTGCCGCCCGCGCTGCCCTTCCGTCATGGTCTGCCAAGTCTCAGGACGAACGCGCACAAGTTCTCGAGCAGATTGCTGGAACTATCGAGAAGAATATCCCCGAGTACAAGCAAATTCTAGTCTCCGAACAAGGCAAGACC TTGGCCAACGCCGAATGGGAACTCGGCGGCGCTATCCTTTGGCTACGTGAAACCGCCAAGCTCCGCTTGCCCGAAAAGGTCATCGTTGACAATGAGCAAACGAGGATTACTGAACGTCGTGTACCGATCGGGGTG TGTGCAGGAATCATCCCATG GAACTTCCCATTGGCGCTTTGCATCTGGAAATTGGGCCCCGCTCTCTTGGCTGGAAATACCCTCGTGCTCAAGCCTTCGCCTTTCACTCCTCTTACCACTCTTCGATTCGTCAAGGACATCCAAGCGGTTGTCCCTGCAGGCGTTGTTAACATCTTGAGTGGCGATGACAACCTCGGACCTTGGATCACTTCTCACCCAGGCATCGACAAGGTCAGCTTCACTGGGTCAAGCGAGACTGGAAAGAAGGTTATGGCAAGTGCGAGCACCAGTCTGAAGCGACTCACCCTTGAGCTCG GCGGAAACGATCCTGCTATCATCCTACCCGATGTAGATGTCGCAAAAGTCGTACCGGATGTGTTCTGGGCAGCACTCTTT AACAATGGCCAAACAT GCTCCGCTGCGAAGCGTTTGTACGTGCATGAAAAGATCTACGATCAGTTCCGCGAAGAACTTGCAAAATTCGCCAAGACCGTCAAGACCGGCAATGGTGCAGACCCCGAGTCTCAGCTCGGCCCTGTTCAAAACCTCATGCAGTATAAGAAGGTACTCTCATTCTTTGAAGACGTCAAGGCGAACGGCTACAAGTTCCTGACTGGCGGAGACGTAAACCCGAACCCAACCGATGGATTGTTCATCCCTGTCTCATTCGTCGACAATCCCCCCGAAGAATCGAAGATCGTACGTGAGGAGCCATTCGGGCCTATCGTACCTCTATTGAAATGGAGTGACGAAGCTGATGTCATTAAGCGTGCTA ATGACACTAACCTCGGTTTGTCCGCTTCTGTCTGGGGTAAGGACTTGGAGGCCGTTGAGAGGATTGCCAAGCAGATCCAGGCTGGAA CTGTCTGTATGAACGAACTCGGCCCTGCTACACCATTCTCC GCATTTGGTGGACACAAGGAGTCCGGTATCGGTGTCGAGAACGGCATGAACGGATTGCTCACTTACTCGAACATCCAGACCTTTACGCTCAAGAAGCAGGTTGCGTTTGCTTAA
- a CDS encoding exonuclease domain protein, translated as MPKPKSTEKKKPGASIAPGSNWLALKKKLPTTSKGSSISRQPAKTQPSPSSASFPRGSVPTNPIPDVVTGSSKIFSEEVKSLQDLVLGKGVAGEDLVGEPGRYIAIDCEMVGVGENGSESSLARASIVDFQGRVVLDEFVLQRERVTDYRTQVSGVRPKDMINAKPFSEVQARIATLLSSADRILVGHALHNDLTALLLSHPAARIRDTQVYAGRKPNPGKGKGKGKEGEGEKTLWEKYRSPRIGLKRLVKEELGLDIQAGEHSSVTDARAAMAIYQLHKRAWDASLPVSYVKRGRTTSGNEAESGSLATGEDMDQAQEGSAKRKRRDSAGEFPGGGRKGVSSGLGTIIKPRARKTGKERVERGSADQAGSKWWQTLGAGQSKGKLTL; from the exons ATGCCAAAACCGAAATCTACGGAAAAGAAGAAACCTGGTGCGAGCATAGCTCCAGGTTCAAATTGGTTAGCATTAAAAAAG AAACTTCCGACTACTTCAAAAGGATCTTCGATAAGTAGACAACCTGCCAAGACCCAGCCCTCTCCGTCATCTGCTTCGTTTCCTCGGGGAAGTGTGCCGACAAATCCTATCCCAGATGTAGTGACGGGTAGTTCAAAAATATTTAgcgaagaggtcaagtcgtTACAGGACCTGGTGTTAGGAAAGGGAGTTGCCGGGGAAGATCTGGTTGGAGA ACCCGGCAGGTACATCGCCATCGACTGTGAAATGGTTGGTGTGGGCGAAAACGGCTCCGAATCATCTCTTGCACGAGCCAGTATTGTTGATTTTCAGGGACGAGTCGTCTTGGATGAG TTTGTCTTGCAACGAGAACGTGTAACGGACTATAGGACGCAAGTGAGCGGTGTTAGGCCAAAGGACATGATAAATG CGAAACCATTCTCTGAAGTCCAAGCGCGGATAGCGACACTTCTTTCATCCGCAGACAGAATATTAGTTGGCCATGCCTTGCACAACGACCTCACTGCCCTACTCTTAAGTCACCCAGCCGCACGAATTCGAGACACTCAGGTCTATGCTGGTCGAAAACCTAACCCCGGGAAAGGCAAAGGGAAGGGGAAAGAAGGCGAAGGGGAGAAGACTTTATGGGAAAAGTACAGGAGCCCCCGAATTGGGTTGAAGAGACTCGTGAAGGAGGAGTTGGGTTTGGATATTCAGGCCGGAGAGCATAGCAGT GTTACGGACGCACGAGCGGCCATGGCAATATATCAATTGCATAAACGTGCATGGGACGCATCCTTGCCTGTATCTTACGTTAAGCGAGGAAGGACCACCTCGGGCAACGAGGCCGAATCTGGGAGTCTTGCGACGGGTGAGGACATGGATCAAGCGCAAGAGGGCAGCGCAAAACGCAAACGCCGGGATAGCGCTGGAGAATTTCCAGGCGGGGGCAGGAAGGGTGTTAGCTCTGGTCTGGGGACGATAATCAAACCCCGGGCGCGTAAGACGGGAAAAGAAAGAGTTGAACGTGGTAGCGCCGACCAAGCAGGTTCCAAGTGGTGGCAGACACTTGGCGCGGGCCAATCCAAGGGCAAGTTGACGTTGTAA
- a CDS encoding polygalacturonase — protein sequence MISAIPVLAFVASALGNPLPAPSLGVRDSCTISSLATVSAAESCSTITIDAFTVPAGEKLVINAADKATINMNGDITFEADTTFKTSGPLFTLSGNSITFNGNGFTIDGQGAKYWDGDGTSSSAKQTKPHPMIKLSCSGTVENVKVLNSPAQVFSMGNDAALVVSNINIDNSAGNAANSLSGGKPAAHNTDGFDVSTDNVTIQGSTIINQDDCLAINQGSNIIFQNNQCTGGHGISIGSVASGSTVSNVHITGNTITDNVQALRIKTDASATSGSVSGVTYSGNTAKGCTDYGVIIDQSYPATLGTAGAGVKISDITFTGTNTIAVASSAKGEVEVNCASGGCTGTWDWSGLKVSGGPSGSIVNAQVSDFTL from the exons ATGATTTCTGCTATCCCAGTCCTAGCCTTCGTTGCCTCTGCTCTCGGAAATCCCCTTCCCGCTCCCAGCCTCGGAGTTCGTGACAGTTGCACAATCAGTTCTCTTGCTACTGTTTCAGCCGCGGAGTCATGTAGCACG ATCACGATTGATGCATTCACCGTCCCCGCTGGAGAAAAGTTAGTGATCAATGCAGCAGACAAGGCAACCATCAATATGAATGGCGACATAACA TTCGAAGCTGACACAACATTCAAAACCTCTGGACCGCTATTCACCTTATC TGGCAACAGCATTACTT TCAATGGTAACGGATTCACCATCGATGGTCAAGGTGCGAAGTACTGGGATGGAGATGGAACTTCTAGCTCAGCAAAACAAACCAAGCCCCACCCTATGATCAA GCTTAGCTGTAGTGGAACAGTTGAGAATGTCAAGGTTCTCAATTCTCCTGCTCAGGTTTTCAGCATGGGCAACGATGCCGCCCTTGTTGTGTCCAATATAAACATAGACAACT CTGCAGGAAACGCTGCCAACAGCTTGAGTGGAGGCAAGCCTGCCGCCCACAATACCGATGGGTTCGATG TCTCTACGGATAACGTGACCATACAGGGCAGCACTATTATTAACCAGGATGATTGCTTGGCTATCAACCAGGGCTCAAACATTATTTTCCAGAATAACCAGTGCACCGGTGGCCATGGTATCTCGATCGGATCCGTCGCGAGTGGATCAACTGTGTCGAACGTTCACATCACAGGAAACACAATCACCGACAACGTTCAGGCACTCCGTATCAAGACAGATGCAAGTGCTACAAG CGGCTCCGTCAGCGGAGTTACCTATAGTGGCAACACTGCAAAAGGGTGCACCGACTATGGGGTTATCATCGACCAGAGTTACCCTGCAACCCTTGGTACAGCTGGGGCTGGTGTGAAGATTTCG GACATTACCTTCACCGGTACGAATACCATCGCTGTTGCATCTTCGGCCAAAGGAGAGGTTGAAGTCAACTGCGCCTCGGGTGGCTGCACTG GTACCTGGGACTGGAGCGGGCTCAAGGTATCTGGCGGACCTTCGGGTTCTATAGTGAATGCTCAGGTCTCGGACTTCACTTTGTGA
- a CDS encoding DNA repair protein RAD5, protein MQGDDGPRTITAGSDSKTVKKESSNASFGPTSPYPNTTIRVGSISDIEPPSSSNAEPLPSNIRQESPPKAPSVIELSSDSDDEVNPRPSEHISQYAFPDGEVIEIGSSDEEPMPALPIPRQSSSLTNAPRLYRASASSDIITPRPSSTGTMLHRQVVEPLPVEYDRSQMFWTQNRSRPSSPESVGSFAPSSRKRLIHSVDTDGPEGHVSKRARYGMFPETGVPYQDEEFEEDYYGPANNYMTQQIAGQARAGTIMPGHFTLHPVGQAPAPVPYPATTLYGSASYHNGYQPVNAFNNDILMPTVIGSNIVHPTMGYHAPPMGAAMPVPQPMAPGPLNRFNGGFNLNYDDSSPATWLDTNGPNRAVQLQKFFEDAMDDHESAIPVRDATKALGLSNTTERLPGMQVPLMPHQLIGVAWMVKQELGQVAGGILADDMGLGKTMQTIALIAKNRPEKKNPRQATLVVAPAALLDQWKDEILSRTDDGLFKVRIHHGKDKLRSAKEVGKYDIIITTFQTLTNEFPTDEIDMRKKKAADKKKKKSKQRTLDYFIVNDSSDEGASKKKAGYGPLAMTKWYRVVIDEAQNIRNRSTRSSRVMTMLDSEYRWALTGTPVTNTLADLYGLVRFLHYAPFNDWSEFNEKIFKSGTPIAGRRAQALLKKCLLRRTKNSKLEGKPLITLPPKTIDMEMLEFSPDERQVCLPSGRGSATTLNKFIRAGTVMKNYHLILVMLLRLRQVCNHPRLIAYASGEFIADGAQVMTSDEDNDDNEPRLSTSSLANSKTNAKALMGDERFNMVTRQFHNTVKDMITAEITGGDLPDDETLECQVCYEPFVGNACVTVCGHVFCKGCLDDLFKLPLQGEAAANEEFGRGRQIKSEDDDDEVDFGAMGEGEDLVPGAKMIHMLNLLTTWHKEAPEDKIIAYSQWTSMIDLMQILLKKSGFESLRYDGQMKREEREHARPDLKCGGVGLNLTEANRVICMDLAWNAATENQAIDRAHRMGQVKPVTVKRLAIKGTIEERILKLQAEKQNLSDAALGEGNGTKMSRMNVAQLKMGSSPFRISRSSPPPTPHASDNEETTTARVTTAVPPRIKTLTTTATPMEATIIAIQMVQPTIIVEMAIATILAQVAEDGPRTEARARASEEIGRVSHYIAILKEYQAMGIFRYGIIIVDLD, encoded by the exons ATGCAGGGCGATGACGGTCCTAGAACCATCACCGCGGGCAGTGATTCGAAAACGGTTAAAAAGGAGTCCAGTAACGCGAGTTTCGGTCCGACATCCCCCTATCCGAATACTACCATCCGAGTCGGATCCATCAGCGATATTGAACCACCATCCTCGAGCAACGCCGAGCCCCTCCCTAGCAACATCAGACAAGAATCTCCCCCCAAGGCACCATCCGTTATTGAACTTAGTTCAGACTCTGACGACGAGGTTAACCCTCGCCCCAGCGAACACATTTCTCAGTACGCCTTTCCGGACGGAGAAGTAATTGAAATAGGATCTTCAGACGAAGAACCAATGCCCGCTCTTCCGATTCCTCGCCAGTCCTCGTCGTTAACAAATGCCCCGAGACTATATCGTGCCAGTGCTAGCTCGGATATAATTACGCCTCGTCCCAGTAGCACCGGAACGATGCTGCATCGCCAAGTCGTAGAACCTCTTCCAGTGGAATACGATCGTTCTCAAATGTTCTGGACACAAAACCGATCTCGACCATCTAGCCCCGAGAGTGTTGGCAGCTTTGCTCCGAGCTCTCGCAAGCGCTTAATCCA TAGCGTGGATACAGATGGCCCTGAAGGCCATGTCTCGAAGCGGGCCCGATACGGCATGTTCCCCGAAACCGGGGTCCCCTACCAAGACGAAGAATTCGAAGAAGACTACTACGGACCTGCCAATAACTATATGACCCAGCAAATTGCAG GCCAGGCTCGAGCCGGTACGATTATGCCGGGGCACTTCACCCTCCATCCCGTTGGACAAGCGCCAGCGCCAGTACCCTACCCTGCAACCACCCTCTATGGCTCTGCCTCCTATCATAATGGATATCAGCCTGTAAATGCATTCAACAATGACATTTTGATGCCTACCGTTATCGGGTCCAACATCGTTCATCCAACTATGGGATATCATGCTCCTCCAATGGGAGCCGCAATGCCGGTTCCTCAGCCCATGGCTCCCGGCCCATTGAATCGTTTCAACG GCGGCTTCAATCTCAACTATGATGATTCAAGTCCAGCCACTTGGCTCGACACCAACGGGCCGAATCGCGCGGTTCA ACTACAGAAGTTCTTCGAAGACGCGATGGATGATCACGAATCCGCTATTCCCGTTCGCGATGCAACCAAAGCCCTGGGTTTGTCTAATACAACGGAGCGACTTCCGGGCATGCAAGTACCTCTGATGCCCCATCAACTCATTGGTGTTGCTTGGATGGTGAAGCAGGAGTTAGGGCAGGTTGCTGGTGGAATCCTTGC GGATGATATGGGTCTTGG GAAAACCATGCAGACTATTGCTTTGATCGCTAAAAATCGACCTGAAAAGAAAAATCCTCGTCAAGCTACACTTGTGGTCGCGCCTGCGGCCCTTCTTGATCAA TGGAAAGATGAAATTCTCAGCCGCACCGATGATGGCCTGTTCAAAGTTAGGATTCACCACGGCAAGGATAAGCTGCGTTCGGCAAAAGAGGTCGGCAAATACGAC ATTATTATCACCACTTTCCAAACCTTGACCAACGAGTTCCCTACGGACGAGATCGATATGCGAAAGAAGAAGGCTGCCGataaaaagaagaaaaagtcaAAGCAGCGAACTCTTGATTACTTTATCGTGAATGATTCCTCAGACGAGGGGGCGTCGAAGAAGAA GGCCGGGTATGGTCCTTTAGCGATGACCAAATGGTATCGTGTTGTGATTGATGAAGCACAAAACATCCGTAACCG GTCAACCCGGTCTAGCCGCGTAATGACGATGCTTGATTCGGAGTACCGTTGGGCTCTGACCGGGACCCCAGTCACAAACACACT AGCCGACTTGTACGGTCTTGTGCGCTTTTTGCATTATGCTCCATTCAATGATTGGTCTGAATTCAATGAAAAAATT TTCAAAAGCGGGACCCCAATTGCTGGCCGGCGTGCCCAGGCGTTGCTCAAGAAATGCCTTCTTCGTCGCACCAAGAACTCCAAATTAGAAGGGAAGCCACTCATTACCCTGCCGCCCAAGACAATCGATATGGAGATGCTTGAGTTTTCTCCCGATGAACGCCAGGTGT GTTTACCAAGCGGTAGAGGCTCAGCAACAACACTCAACAAATTCATCCGTGCCGGCACTGTTATGAAAAA CTACCACCTTATTTTGGTCATGCTTTTGCGTCTGCGACAGGTTTGCAA TCATCCGCGACTCATTGCC TACGCTTCGGGAGAATTCATTGCCGATGGCGCTCAGGTTATGACCTCGGACGAGGACAACGATGATAATGAGCCTAGGCTTTCGACTTCGTCGCTCGCGAACAGCAAAACTAACGCAAAAGCTCTTATGGGGGATGAGCGCTTCAATATG GTAACAAGACA ATTCCATAATACCGTTAAAGACATGATCACGGCCGAGATCACTGGCGGAGACTTACCAGACGACGAAACCCTAGAATGTCAAGTCTGTTATGAAC CATTTGTTGGAAATGCGTGTGTCACG GTCTGTGGACACGTATTTTGCAAGG GATGCTTGGACGATCTATTCAAGCTTCCATTGCAAGG GGAGGCCGCAGCCAACGAGGAATTTGGCAGGGGCCGCCA GATCAAAAGTGaagacgatgacgatgaagTGGATTTTGGTGCAATGGGTGAGGGAGAAGACCTTGTGCCTGGTGCCAAGATGATCCATATGCTTAATCTACTAACGACCT GGCACAAAGAGGCCCCAGAAGATAAAATCATCGCTTATTCTCAAT GGACCTCTATGATTGACC TCATGCAAATTCTTctgaaaaagtctggctttGAGTCTCTTCGCTACGATGGCCAAATGAAACGAGAGGAACGCGAGCACGCACGCCCTGA CCTGAAGTGCGGAGGAGTTGGTCTCAATCTTACTGAAGCCAACCGCGTCATTTGCATGGACCTCGCATGGAACGCAGCCACTGAGAACCAAGCAATTGACCGAGCTCACCGAATGG GTCAAGTCAAACCAGTTACGGTCAAGCGCCTCGCCATTAAAGGTACCATTGAAGAACG TATCCTGAAACTACAAGCCGAGAAGCAGAACTTGTCCGACGCCGCATTGGGCGAAGGAAATGGTACTAAAATGTCGCGCATGAATGTAGCACAGCTGAAGATG GGCAGTTCTCCTTTCCGAATCTCTCGTTCTAGTCCACCACCCACACCGCACGCTTCAGACAACGA GGAAACCACTACTGCTCGCGTGACTACGGCAGTTCCGCCCCGAATCAAAACTCTTACCACTACAG CAACACCGATGGAAGCTACTATTATAGCAATCCAAATGGTTCAACCT ACTATAATAGTGGAAATGGCCATAGCAACTATACTAGCCCAAGTGGCGGAGGATGGACCTCGAACGGAGGCTCGCGCCAGAGCAAGTGAAGAAATTGGTA GAGTATCCCATTATATCGCTATCTTGAAAGAGTACCAGGCTATGGGAATTTTCCGATATGGAATCATTATCGTAGACTTGGATTAG
- a CDS encoding carbohydrate esterase family 10 protein yields the protein MKIACPSTFGPQVLLVFTSIFSYLPYFPIAGIDEDCLSINIWAPSTSRLKKGRDINPCIRGTNLVENQDIIVAELNYRVTIFGNPNSPYLASKGGAANVGLLDQRFAIEALVQSVAGYLPFAYPKNPIVTGIGNFTDLASVVGCAPGNTSDKQIFECMQNVPWKTLTDYIAGHPEKSYFFRIVADGITAFSDIPARIAAGKLAKIPQFNGQLDNEADSLIPSSPSGIDQATSDAFGHFLLVCPAAKEARSVLTLGSELSDTATLASTLTLPPTPLFAVIIPRIYLCGLAQLTRFQGSGDGYCRAEETVCAHARALAAFTKDPEQGLIKYGWPLYQGNKGKTLVHLDPRNSSETRCI from the exons ATGAAGATTGCTTGTCCATCAACATTTGGGCCCCAAGTACTTCTCGTCTTTACGAGTATATTCTCCTACCTGCCGTACTTTCCTATTGCTGGGATCGATGAAGATTGCTTGTCCATCAACATTTGGGCCCCAAGTACTTCTCGTCTCAAGAAAG GGCGGGACATCAATCCCTGTATACGAGGCACTAACCTGGTCGAAAACCAGGAT ATCATAGTGGCTGAACTTAACTACCGCGTGACAATATTTGGCAATCCAAACTCCCCATACTTGGCTTCCAAGGGCGGGGCAGCCAATGTCGGGCTTCTGGATCAGCGCTTCGCTATTGA AGCGCTGGTTCAATCAGTTGCGGGCTACCTTCCGTTTGCATACCCGAAAAACCCGATTGTTACTGGGATTG GGAATTTCACCGATCTCGCCAGCGTAGTGGGATGTGCACCAGGAAACACGAGCGACAAGCAGATCTTCGAATGCATGCAGAATGTACCCTGGAAGACACTCACAGATTATATCGCTGGCCACCCTGAAAAGAGCTACTTTTTCCGTATTGTCGCGGACGGTATTACTGCGTTCAGCGACATCCCTGCTAGGATTGCAGCTGGAAAGCTCGCAAAAATCCCTCAATTTAACGGCCAGCTCGACAACGAAGCTGACTCGCTCATTCCGTCCAGTCCTAGCGGCATAGACCAGGCTACTTCGGATGCATTCGGCCATTTTCTCCTGGTCTGTCCCGCAGCGAAAGAGGCCC GCTCCGTGTTGACGCTGGGCTCAGAACTTTCCGATACCGCTACTCTGGCATCTACCCTAACCTTACCCCCTACCCCTTTATTCGCAGTTATCATACCTCGGATCTACCTATGTGGTTTGGCTCAGTTAACACGATTCCAGGGCTCAGGAGACGGCTACTGCCGGGCAGAAGAAACAGTCTGCGCACATGCAAGGGCTTTGGCGGCGTTTACTAAGGACCCTGAGCAAGGTTTGATTAAGTACGGCTGGCCACTCTATCagggcaacaagggcaaGACCTTGGTTCATTTGGACCCAAGAAACAGCTCTGAAACTCGTTGTATTTGA
- a CDS encoding amidohydrolase family protein, protein MPHKLPSPAAANTSDHAIDKSNGSLRELSLQIHDHPELRWDVKYAHDMLTRFVEERGFQVTRQYLADQLPGNTAWKAEFVIPDESGKPLPVIGLNSEMDALPGIGHACGHNLIAIVGVTTALGLKAAMEEHKIPGKIVLLGTPAEEGEKARAHPITGGDRLVQTTTTLALQTFEVEYHGQGAHVGAAPWEGRNALDAAFVAYTALSALRQQIHPTARVHGIIEGRDWASNVIPNYAKMRYTVRAPTWNALSKAAAHATSCTMTVTEKEGMKDVRVNEILAHELGAIMTDRYDHPFSSEGSIGGSTDFGSVTYELPALHPMFALSTVPNGGNHTPEFTAAARTQEAHERAIIVSKGLATLGLRALLDEEFLST, encoded by the exons ATGCCTCACAAACTTCCATCGCCCGCAGCCGCCAATACAAGCGACCATGCCATTGACAAATCAAATGGATCACTGCGAGAACTGAGCCTTCAAATTCACG ACCATCCGGAACTAAGGTGGGATGTCAA ATACGCCCATGACATGTTGACCCGGTTTGTCGAGGAGCGAGGGTTTCAAGTTACTCGTCAGTACCTGGCTGACCAGCTCCCAGGCAACACCGCCTGGAAGGCGGAGTTCGTGATACCCGATGAATCAGGCAAACCTCTTCCTGTAATCGGGCTCAACTCGGAGATGGATGCACTTCCCGGTATTGGGCATGCTTGTGGACACAACCTAATTGCTATAGTAGGCGTGACGACCGCTCTTGGGCTCAAGGCTGCAATGGAAGAGCATAAAATTCCCGGGAAGATAGTGCTCTTGGGTACACCCG CCGAAGAAGGGGAGAAGGCAAG GGCACATCCGATTACGGGCGGGGATCGTCTGGTACAGACGACTACAACGCTGGCGCTTCAGACGTTTGAAGTGGAATATCATGGGCAAGG TGCTCATGTAGGAGCTGCTCCGTGGGAAGGAAGGAATGCTTTGGATGCTGCGTTTGTTGCTTATACAGCGCTTAGTGCATTGCGCCAACAAATCCATCCTACTGCTCGAGTTCACGGGATTATTGAAGGACGTGACTGGGCATCAAACG TCATCCCCAACTATGCAAAAATGCGTTACACTGTTCGAGCTCCAACTTGGA ATGCTTTGAGCAA GGCTGCTGCGCATGCAACCTCCTGTACAATGACCGTTACCGAGAAAGAAGGCATGAAAGATGTTCGAGTCAACGAGATTTTAGCACACGAACTGGGTGCAATCATGACAGACAGATATGACCATCCATTCAGTTCTGAGGGCTCGATTGGTGGATCAACGGACTTT GGTAGTGTTACGTACG AATTACCAGCTTTACATCCAATGTTTG CACTTTCTACTGTACCGAATGGAGGTAACCATACTCCAGAGTTTACAGCCGCTGCTCGTACGCAAGAAGCGCATGAACGTGCTATTATTGTCTCGAAGGGCTTGGCGACACTGGGACTTCGTGCCCTCCTGGATGAGGAATTTCTATCGACA TGA